From a single Terriglobia bacterium genomic region:
- a CDS encoding class D sortase, translated as MSVYPHRRRRPVLHWAQLAFLALGVALLGYVGYSLLDSTLFQLYEHWRFDRAVNASRRAPIKEQPGVPLTIDSSPEEVGRATFTDGSVLGRIEIRRIGVSVIVMEGTDRRTLQRAVGHIAGTSLPGQPGNIAIAGHRDTFFRELRNLRLGDEITLTTLDGSLVYEVDSMKVVAADNTAVLNHSTRSDLTLVTCYPFYFVGPAPRRFVVHATAKVSTASGR; from the coding sequence ATGTCCGTGTACCCTCATCGCCGGAGGCGTCCGGTCCTACATTGGGCGCAGCTAGCATTCCTCGCGTTGGGTGTCGCCTTGCTTGGATATGTCGGATATTCGCTGCTGGATAGCACGCTGTTCCAGTTGTACGAACATTGGCGGTTTGACCGGGCGGTGAATGCGTCGCGTCGGGCACCCATTAAAGAGCAGCCAGGTGTCCCACTGACAATTGATTCGTCGCCCGAGGAAGTCGGTCGTGCGACGTTCACTGATGGCTCCGTGCTCGGACGGATTGAGATCCGCAGAATTGGCGTATCTGTCATAGTCATGGAAGGCACCGATCGAAGGACATTGCAACGGGCGGTCGGCCATATCGCGGGAACCTCCCTGCCTGGTCAGCCGGGAAACATCGCCATTGCGGGACACCGCGACACTTTTTTCAGAGAGTTGCGAAATCTTCGCTTGGGCGATGAGATTACTCTGACGACGCTGGATGGATCGTTGGTTTATGAAGTCGATTCGATGAAGGTAGTTGCAGCAGATAACACGGCGGTACTTAACCATTCCACGAGATCAGACCTTACTTTGGTGACCTGCTATCCCTTCTACTTTGTAGGTCCGGCCCCGAGGAGATTCGTGGTGCACGCAACAGCGAAAGTGAGTACCGCAAGCGGCAGGTGA